The genomic stretch TTGGATTTGTCGCGAAACAATTTGTCTGGCAGCATCCCAGATTCTCTGAAAGACCTCCCGTTAAAAATGCTGAATCTATCGTATAACAACCTTGAAGGAGAGGTACCTACTTCTGGAGTTTTCAGCAACACCACTGGTGTCTCGACAGTTGGAAATAGTATGCTCTGTGGAGGGCTGCCTCAACTAAAGTTGAACAACTGTTCTTTTAGTGCAAATACCCGGAACAGAAATCATATTAAAATGGCACTTTTGTATGGGTTTTCTGGATTTCTCTTGCTGGTGGTGGTGGTATCATTATATACCGCATATCATAGGAAGCGAACCAAGAGCTCAACTGGTGCATCTGATCTCGAAAAGGGCTTGACAAATCTATCATACCAAATGCTACACCGAGCCACCAATGGGTTCTCTTCTGAAAATTTAATTGGTAGTGGGGCATCTGGGGTGGTATACAAGGGCACTCTTGAAGATGTTGGAACAGTCATTGCAGTCAAGATATTCAATCTTAAACATCGTGGAGCGTCTAAGAGCTTTGTCACTGAGTGCAACGCACTTCGCAACATCAGGCATAAGAATCTCATCAAGGTCATTACAGCTTGTTCAAGTCTGGATTACAAAGGGAATGACTTCAAGGCCATTGTTTATGAGTACATGGCAAACGGCAGTTTAGATGACTGGCTGCATCCTACAGAGGAGATTCACGTTGACAACTCAGATACAGAATCACGGCATCTAAACCTTCGTCAGAGACTTGAAATTGCAGTAGATGTTGCTTTTGCTTTGGAATACCTTCATCATGATTGTGGATCATCAGTGATTCATTGCGACCTCAAGCCAAGCAATGTTCTCCTTGATGAAGATATGATGGCACATGTCGGAGACTTTGGATTGGTGAAATTCCTCTCCCAGGCCATTGTTAGCTCGAGTCACAATCAGTCCAGCTCTATTGGAGTTAGAGGGACTATTGGCTATGCACCTCCAGGTAACTAACAAGCATCCCCATTCCAGCCCCCTCCCAGAGCCGGCTAATATAATCCACACCATACAGTCTAGCGTTCAAAGTTACTGTGACTTTTTTTATAATTTGGAGTCTCACATTGACAATGCATAAAGGGCATCTTAAATCTAATAGACGGTCCTGCCACCTTGCTAACTACTCCATATTTGTTTTAAAATGTTGGTGATATATGTTTTTGCAGAATATGGAATGGGAAATGAGGTATCCATGGGTGGAGATGTGTACAGTTTCGGGATCCTTGTTCTGGAAATGTTTACTGGAAAAAGGCCTACAGATGGCAGTTTTAAAGAAGGGAGGAGTTTACGTGACTTTGTGAAAGCAGGTCTGTCTGAACAGGATATCAGGATTGCGGACCAGGCTCTTCTTCAAGATATGGCTACAGAGGATTCTGACAGCCAGTTAGTTTTTGAGGTTGTGACTTCGGTCTTTGAAATTGCACTTACTTGCTGCACTGAAGTCCAACATGAAAGGCCGGATATTAGTGACATTGTTGCAAAGTTATCTTCAATCCAAACCAAATGCTACACCGAGCCAAATTTATCATACCCAATGCTACACCGAGCCACCAATGGGTTCTCTTCTAAAAATTTAATTGGTAGTGGGGCATCTGGGGTGGTATACAAGGGTATCCTTGAAGATGTTGAAACAGTTATTGCAGTCAAGATATTCAATCTTGAACATTGCGGAGTGTCTAAGAGTTTTGTCGCTGAATGCAAAGCACTCCGCAACATCAGGCACAAGAATCTCATCAAGGTCATTACAGCTTGTTCAAGTCTGGATTACGAACGCAATGACTTCAAGGCCATTGTTTATGAGTACATGGCAAACGGCAGTTTAGATGACTGGCTGCATCCTACAGAGGAAATTCACGTTGACAACTCAGATACAGCATCACGGCATCTAAACCTTCGTCAGAGACTTGAAATTGCAGTAGATGTTGCTTTTGCTTTGGAATACCTTCATCATGATTGTGGATCATCAGCGATTCATTGCGACCTCAAGCCAAGCAATGTTCTCCTTGATGAAGATATGATGGCACATGTCGGAGACTTTGGATTGGCGAAATTCCTCTCCCAAGCTATTGTTAGCTCGAGTCACAATCAGTCCAGCTCTATTGGAGTTAGAGGGACTATTGGCTATGCACCTCCAGGTAACTAACAAGCATCCCCATTCCAACCCCCTCCCAGAGCCGGCTAATATAATGCTCTAGTAATTTTTTACAGAAAGTAAATAATGGGTCATCAAGCTAATCCACACCATAGAGTCTAGGGTTCAAACTTAAAAGTtactgtgatttttttttttctcctgcaTATCTTGACAAACTTAATAGTTAATAATCTTTGACACCGGAAATAATTACTTTTGGGTCCTCCTTTTGTTGTAAAACAACTCCAGAGTCGACTAGTTTAGTAGTCTTAGTTTATATTTACAATATATTTTCCTTGTTAGTTAGTTTATAGCTTTCTTATAATTTGGAGTTTATTGACAATGCAAAAAGGGTATCTCAAATCTAATAGACGGTCCTTTCACCTTGCTAACTACTCCATATTTGTTTTAAAATGTTGGTGATATATGTTTTTGTAGAATATGGAATGGGAAATGAGGTATCCATGGGTGGAGATGTGTACAGTTTCGGGATCCTTGTTCTGGAAATGTTTACTGGAAAAAGGCCTACAGGTGGCAGTTTCAAAAAAGGGAGGAGTTTACGTGACTTTGTGAAAGCAGGTCTGTCTGAACAGGATATCAGGATTGCGGACCGGACTCTTCTTCAAGATATGGCAACAGAGGGTTCTTATAGCCAGTTAGTATTTGAGGTTGTGATGTCGGTGTTTGAAATTGCACTTACCTGCTGCACTGAAGTCCAACATGAAAGGCCGGATATTAGTGACATTGTTGCAAAGCTATCTTCAGTCCGAACCAAGCTCCAAGGACTTCATATGCAGCAACAAAGCAGAAGCTCTGGTAGTGGTTAGAAATAGCACTACACAGACGACAGTCCAGTCAGAGTTTAATGTTCATATTATCTAAAGTGTATAATTTCTGTTTTAGTTGTCTGCATGTTAACTAGTGTGAGCTGTGGCTTTGCGACAAAGCATTAATACCAAAATAATATGGGGGTGGGATTCCTTATATATCAATCATGTATTTATATTTGCAAGAGGTTGGGAGATGTTCCTCTAATACTGAAGCTTGTAAAACCAGTAAATAATGGTTTAAATGTATAGTTATGGTCTTCTTTTGGCTCATAATACTATTTCATTTTATACCAATTACAAATTAAACATTTCATGGCCTAAACATTTGCTGTCCAGGAATTCATTCAAAGTTACAATGTCGAATGAAAACAACATTGAAGGCAAGCAGTGATGATTATACATGATGATGAAGTAAAGCTATATCAGATTTTGATTAGGAATTGTTTTAGTAAAAGCTACAATGTTTTTGGCATAAACATTTCATATACTACCTTCGTCTCATTTATCTGCTTACCTTTGGATAAATAAGTGTCGCAAAGAATACAAAACAAATGAGTGAGACGG from Silene latifolia isolate original U9 population chromosome 5, ASM4854445v1, whole genome shotgun sequence encodes the following:
- the LOC141657538 gene encoding uncharacterized protein LOC141657538 isoform X1: MSLKLFICASVLLVCCIQVSIAGTNETDKQALLDIKALIKKDPLGVLSSWNDSLPVCNWYGVQCGLKHARVTLLALDSSKLSGELPSNISRCSQLREIHVYQNTLVGQIPPELGSLPYLETLVLSVNNFTGSIPSSISNSSNLVTLIMPHNKFQGQVPSLRGLNNLQNLELFDNKLGVGDPANDLEFIYSLANATNLVRFVVGNNNFSGTFPTIFCNFSMLSVLTIGENYLTGEIPSCIGNLANLASLDVRENNLVGVIPQSIGRLPLLYILYLGDNLLSGRIPSTIGNITLLQIFMVYNNYLQGTIPSVLGKCGNLLALDLSSNNFTGGIPTEIFRLAKLSLTLDVSNNRLTGPLSDEVGGLVNLAVLYVSDNLLSGKIPTTLGACLELEVLHMEGNFFQGVIPSTLTSLKSLQFLDLSRNNLSGSIPDSLKDLPLKMLNLSYNNLEGEVPTSGVFSNTTGVSTVGNSMLCGGLPQLKLNNCSFSANTRNRNHIKMALLYGFSGFLLLVVVVSLYTAYHRKRTKSSTGASDLEKGLTNLSYQMLHRATNGFSSENLIGSGASGVVYKGTLEDVGTVIAVKIFNLKHRGASKSFVTECNALRNIRHKNLIKVITACSSLDYKGNDFKAIVYEYMANGSLDDWLHPTEEIHVDNSDTESRHLNLRQRLEIAVDVAFALEYLHHDCGSSVIHCDLKPSNVLLDEDMMAHVGDFGLVKFLSQAIVSSSHNQSSSIGVRGTIGYAPPEYGMGNEVSMGGDVYSFGILVLEMFTGKRPTDGSFKEGRSLRDFVKAGLSEQDIRIADQALLQDMATEDSDSQLVFEVVTSVFEIALTCCTEVQHERPDISDIVAKLSSIQTKCYTEPNLSYPMLHRATNGFSSKNLIGSGASGVVYKGILEDVETVIAVKIFNLEHCGVSKSFVAECKALRNIRHKNLIKVITACSSLDYERNDFKAIVYEYMANGSLDDWLHPTEEIHVDNSDTASRHLNLRQRLEIAVDVAFALEYLHHDCGSSAIHCDLKPSNVLLDEDMMAHVGDFGLAKFLSQAIVSSSHNQSSSIGVRGTIGYAPPEYGMGNEVSMGGDVYSFGILVLEMFTGKRPTGGSFKKGRSLRDFVKAGLSEQDIRIADRTLLQDMATEGSYSQLVFEVVMSVFEIALTCCTEVQHERPDISDIVAKLSSVRTKLQGLHMQQQSRSSGSG
- the LOC141657538 gene encoding receptor like protein kinase S.2-like isoform X2, with the protein product MWQVSIAGTNETDKQALLDIKALIKKDPLGVLSSWNDSLPVCNWYGVQCGLKHARVTLLALDSSKLSGELPSNISRCSQLREIHVYQNTLVGQIPPELGSLPYLETLVLSVNNFTGSIPSSISNSSNLVTLIMPHNKFQGQVPSLRGLNNLQNLELFDNKLGVGDPANDLEFIYSLANATNLVRFVVGNNNFSGTFPTIFCNFSMLSVLTIGENYLTGEIPSCIGNLANLASLDVRENNLVGVIPQSIGRLPLLYILYLGDNLLSGRIPSTIGNITLLQIFMVYNNYLQGTIPSVLGKCGNLLALDLSSNNFTGGIPTEIFRLAKLSLTLDVSNNRLTGPLSDEVGGLVNLAVLYVSDNLLSGKIPTTLGACLELEVLHMEGNFFQGVIPSTLTSLKSLQFLDLSRNNLSGSIPDSLKDLPLKMLNLSYNNLEGEVPTSGVFSNTTGVSTVGNSMLCGGLPQLKLNNCSFSANTRNRNHIKMALLYGFSGFLLLVVVVSLYTAYHRKRTKSSTGASDLEKGLTNLSYQMLHRATNGFSSENLIGSGASGVVYKGTLEDVGTVIAVKIFNLKHRGASKSFVTECNALRNIRHKNLIKVITACSSLDYKGNDFKAIVYEYMANGSLDDWLHPTEEIHVDNSDTESRHLNLRQRLEIAVDVAFALEYLHHDCGSSVIHCDLKPSNVLLDEDMMAHVGDFGLVKFLSQAIVSSSHNQSSSIGVRGTIGYAPPEYGMGNEVSMGGDVYSFGILVLEMFTGKRPTDGSFKEGRSLRDFVKAGLSEQDIRIADQALLQDMATEDSDSQLVFEVVTSVFEIALTCCTEVQHERPDISDIVAKLSSIQTKCYTEPNLSYPMLHRATNGFSSKNLIGSGASGVVYKGILEDVETVIAVKIFNLEHCGVSKSFVAECKALRNIRHKNLIKVITACSSLDYERNDFKAIVYEYMANGSLDDWLHPTEEIHVDNSDTASRHLNLRQRLEIAVDVAFALEYLHHDCGSSAIHCDLKPSNVLLDEDMMAHVGDFGLAKFLSQAIVSSSHNQSSSIGVRGTIGYAPPEYGMGNEVSMGGDVYSFGILVLEMFTGKRPTGGSFKKGRSLRDFVKAGLSEQDIRIADRTLLQDMATEGSYSQLVFEVVMSVFEIALTCCTEVQHERPDISDIVAKLSSVRTKLQGLHMQQQSRSSGSG
- the LOC141657538 gene encoding receptor like protein kinase S.2-like isoform X3; the encoded protein is MSLKLFICASVLLVCCIQVSIAGTNETDKQALLDIKALIKKDPLGVLSSWNDSLPVCNWYGVQCGLKHARVTLLALDSSKLSGSIPSSISNSSNLVTLIMPHNKFQGQVPSLRGLNNLQNLELFDNKLGVGDPANDLEFIYSLANATNLVRFVVGNNNFSGTFPTIFCNFSMLSVLTIGENYLTGEIPSCIGNLANLASLDVRENNLVGVIPQSIGRLPLLYILYLGDNLLSGRIPSTIGNITLLQIFMVYNNYLQGTIPSVLGKCGNLLALDLSSNNFTGGIPTEIFRLAKLSLTLDVSNNRLTGPLSDEVGGLVNLAVLYVSDNLLSGKIPTTLGACLELEVLHMEGNFFQGVIPSTLTSLKSLQFLDLSRNNLSGSIPDSLKDLPLKMLNLSYNNLEGEVPTSGVFSNTTGVSTVGNSMLCGGLPQLKLNNCSFSANTRNRNHIKMALLYGFSGFLLLVVVVSLYTAYHRKRTKSSTGASDLEKGLTNLSYQMLHRATNGFSSENLIGSGASGVVYKGTLEDVGTVIAVKIFNLKHRGASKSFVTECNALRNIRHKNLIKVITACSSLDYKGNDFKAIVYEYMANGSLDDWLHPTEEIHVDNSDTESRHLNLRQRLEIAVDVAFALEYLHHDCGSSVIHCDLKPSNVLLDEDMMAHVGDFGLVKFLSQAIVSSSHNQSSSIGVRGTIGYAPPEYGMGNEVSMGGDVYSFGILVLEMFTGKRPTDGSFKEGRSLRDFVKAGLSEQDIRIADQALLQDMATEDSDSQLVFEVVTSVFEIALTCCTEVQHERPDISDIVAKLSSIQTKCYTEPNLSYPMLHRATNGFSSKNLIGSGASGVVYKGILEDVETVIAVKIFNLEHCGVSKSFVAECKALRNIRHKNLIKVITACSSLDYERNDFKAIVYEYMANGSLDDWLHPTEEIHVDNSDTASRHLNLRQRLEIAVDVAFALEYLHHDCGSSAIHCDLKPSNVLLDEDMMAHVGDFGLAKFLSQAIVSSSHNQSSSIGVRGTIGYAPPEYGMGNEVSMGGDVYSFGILVLEMFTGKRPTGGSFKKGRSLRDFVKAGLSEQDIRIADRTLLQDMATEGSYSQLVFEVVMSVFEIALTCCTEVQHERPDISDIVAKLSSVRTKLQGLHMQQQSRSSGSG